One Mucilaginibacter ginkgonis genomic region harbors:
- a CDS encoding mechanosensitive ion channel: MIVSKLVQSQIAKGSLEKGLLYNLIQFTRLLTFIIIVFIFISFLNSNWYTAAVSLGLISLLLGFALQTPIASLIG, translated from the coding sequence ATGATCGTTTCCAAGCTGGTACAAAGTCAGATCGCCAAGGGGTCATTAGAAAAAGGCTTGCTTTATAATCTTATTCAATTTACCAGGCTTTTAACTTTCATTATCATCGTTTTCATTTTTATATCGTTCTTAAATTCAAATTGGTACACGGCGGCTGTATCATTAGGGTTAATATCGCTGCTATTGGGTTTTGCACTGCAAACACCTATTGCTTCGCTAATAGGCTAG
- a CDS encoding mechanosensitive ion channel family protein — protein sequence MRGPFKVGDRIQVGSFNGDVVEINFLDTTLWEFSGNLMTSDLPSGRLIRFPNSLIFQNQVYNYSWQKFPLVWNEISFYITYKSDMDWVENEIRQICLSHLDAKTKDHIQDMRDQISETPVEGIEIKEFPFINFRIHENNWVEVVLIYIVDPKLSSQTRSDIVKAVIPALLKEPAKVSFAPEGS from the coding sequence ATGAGAGGGCCGTTTAAAGTAGGCGACCGCATACAAGTAGGGAGTTTTAACGGTGATGTGGTAGAGATCAATTTCCTGGATACAACATTATGGGAATTCTCGGGCAATTTAATGACAAGCGATCTCCCCAGCGGCCGATTGATCAGATTCCCTAACAGCCTTATATTTCAAAACCAGGTATATAATTATTCCTGGCAGAAATTCCCTTTAGTATGGAACGAGATATCATTCTATATAACCTACAAGAGCGATATGGACTGGGTTGAAAATGAGATCCGACAGATTTGCTTATCCCATCTGGATGCTAAAACTAAAGATCATATTCAAGATATGCGGGACCAGATCTCAGAAACGCCTGTAGAGGGCATCGAGATAAAAGAATTTCCTTTTATAAATTTTCGTATCCACGAAAATAATTGGGTGGAGGTTGTACTTATATATATTGTAGATCCAAAGTTGTCATCCCAGACAAGAAGCGATATTGTTAAGGCTGTTATACCGGCGCTTCTTAAAGAACCTGCAAAAGTTTCTTTTGCACCTGAAGGAAGTTAA
- a CDS encoding HAMP domain-containing sensor histidine kinase — protein MKIRNKLRLGFAFLFVVVLVFGATAMYYIQEIASNATAILKNNYETLNYTKNMRAILDEHSLPLSTDQAKAFGIELNKQQHNVTEKGEGEATAQLTDAFTALTSTSMSDAEKFGLERKIRQQLRAIETLNMQAIIKKDDHSRKSVRSATILLSFVAGFMFLILFSFIINFPDIVASPLRTLLEGIREISQKNYSQRINFNRTDEFGELASAFNNMAAKLNDWENSNLATILSEKRRIETIVEQMQDAIIGINEKHELLFINDTARKLLNLPNDIAAGSNVEDLAKNSDLLKRVLSRQSEIKPLKIVVNGKENFFQLESREITVPNLDTKPTETVRVAGRSAGVVYVLRNVTEFKELDVAKTNFIATISHELKTPISSVKMSLKLLQDKRIGEINAEQQQLIDHIAEDNARLLKITSELLDLSQVETGNIQLNFTNVEPAKIVDYALKSIAFQAEQKNVKINFTKVDQLPLIQADVEKSAWVMVNFLSNALRYSAAGSAIDIHLKENAGAIEFTVTDHGKGIDEQYQKQLFDRYFQVPADGQNKTGTGLGLAISRDFIEAQNGRIWVSSAIGEGSTFGFSLPENS, from the coding sequence ATGAAGATTAGAAATAAATTGCGCCTGGGCTTTGCCTTTTTGTTTGTTGTGGTGCTGGTATTTGGCGCCACAGCGATGTACTACATTCAAGAGATCGCATCAAATGCGACTGCCATACTCAAGAATAACTATGAGACGCTCAACTATACAAAGAATATGCGCGCCATTTTGGATGAGCACTCTCTTCCGTTAAGCACCGATCAGGCAAAGGCATTTGGTATAGAGTTAAATAAACAGCAGCATAACGTTACAGAAAAAGGCGAAGGCGAGGCCACTGCCCAACTAACCGATGCTTTTACAGCGCTGACATCAACCTCAATGAGTGACGCCGAGAAATTTGGCTTGGAACGTAAAATACGTCAGCAATTGAGGGCCATTGAAACATTGAATATGCAAGCCATCATTAAAAAAGATGATCATTCAAGGAAGTCTGTACGAAGCGCTACTATACTATTAAGTTTTGTAGCGGGCTTTATGTTCCTCATTCTGTTTAGTTTCATCATAAACTTCCCGGACATTGTTGCCTCGCCTTTGCGCACGTTGCTAGAGGGTATCCGCGAGATAAGCCAAAAGAACTATAGCCAGCGTATTAATTTTAATCGCACAGATGAGTTTGGCGAACTGGCCTCGGCTTTTAACAACATGGCAGCTAAATTGAACGATTGGGAGAACAGTAACCTGGCCACTATCCTATCAGAAAAGCGCCGCATCGAAACTATTGTAGAACAAATGCAGGATGCCATAATCGGTATAAATGAAAAGCACGAACTTCTTTTTATAAATGACACCGCACGCAAATTGCTTAACCTGCCTAATGATATAGCCGCGGGTAGTAATGTGGAAGATCTTGCAAAAAACAGCGACTTATTAAAACGCGTGCTTTCACGTCAGTCGGAAATTAAGCCGCTTAAGATTGTTGTAAACGGCAAAGAGAACTTTTTCCAGTTAGAAAGCCGCGAAATAACGGTGCCAAATCTCGATACCAAACCTACAGAAACCGTGCGTGTTGCCGGCCGCTCTGCCGGAGTGGTTTACGTTTTACGAAACGTAACTGAATTTAAAGAGCTAGACGTTGCCAAGACCAATTTCATCGCTACCATATCGCATGAATTAAAAACACCGATATCCTCCGTTAAGATGAGCCTTAAACTATTGCAGGATAAACGCATAGGGGAAATTAATGCAGAACAGCAGCAATTGATAGATCATATAGCAGAAGACAATGCCAGGTTGTTAAAAATTACCAGCGAACTGTTAGACCTCTCGCAGGTAGAAACCGGCAACATCCAGCTAAATTTTACAAATGTCGAGCCTGCAAAGATCGTAGACTATGCATTAAAATCTATTGCGTTCCAAGCAGAGCAAAAGAATGTAAAGATCAATTTTACCAAAGTAGATCAATTGCCGTTGATACAGGCTGATGTAGAGAAATCTGCATGGGTTATGGTTAACTTTCTTTCGAACGCGCTGCGTTACAGCGCAGCCGGTTCTGCTATTGATATACATCTAAAAGAGAATGCGGGTGCGATAGAATTTACAGTTACTGATCACGGCAAGGGCATAGACGAGCAGTATCAGAAACAGTTATTCGACCGTTATTTCCAGGTACCTGCAGATGGTCAAAACAAAACAGGCACAGGTCTTGGGCTTGCCATCTCCAGAGACTTTATAGAAGCCCAAAACGGAAGGATTTGGGTGAGCAGCGCGATAGGCGAGGGCAGTACATTTGGATTTTCGTTACCTGAAAATAGTTAG
- a CDS encoding sensor protein KdpD, with amino-acid sequence MAPHTVHTNDEVKSFIELLKKSRRGKLKVYIGMSAGVGKSYRMLQEAHALLKNGINIQIGYIETHNRAETHALLNGLPVIERRKTFYKGKELDEMDLQTILIRHPEVVIVDELAHSNIEGSKNAKRWQDVLDILNAGISVITAVNVQHLESLNEEAEEITGIKITERIPDKLLEIADEIVNIDLTADELIARLREGKIYDKSKIERALQNFFQNDKILQLRELALKEVAHHVERKIDIEVPKQIKLRPERFLACISSNAETAKVVIRKTARLASYYRSPWTVLYAQIPSESSDRIKLDKQRHLINNLKLAVELGAEVMRIPSDNVTQTIMNVAREKEITTICIGKPHLNLFQVILRTTVFNQLLKSLAATETDLVILS; translated from the coding sequence ATGGCGCCGCACACCGTACATACTAATGACGAGGTTAAGAGCTTTATTGAGCTTTTAAAGAAATCGCGGCGCGGTAAGCTTAAGGTTTACATTGGCATGAGCGCGGGTGTAGGTAAGTCGTACAGGATGTTGCAGGAAGCGCATGCCTTGCTTAAGAATGGAATTAATATCCAGATAGGGTATATAGAGACGCATAACCGGGCAGAAACACACGCACTTTTAAACGGCCTGCCTGTTATTGAACGCAGGAAAACTTTTTATAAAGGCAAAGAATTGGATGAGATGGATTTGCAAACCATTTTAATACGCCATCCCGAAGTAGTTATTGTAGATGAACTTGCGCACAGTAATATTGAAGGAAGTAAAAATGCTAAACGCTGGCAGGACGTACTGGATATTTTAAATGCTGGCATCAGTGTAATTACTGCCGTTAACGTACAACATTTAGAAAGCCTGAATGAGGAGGCGGAAGAAATAACCGGGATAAAAATAACGGAACGCATCCCGGACAAACTTTTAGAGATAGCAGACGAAATAGTAAACATTGACCTTACTGCTGATGAATTGATCGCCAGGTTGCGCGAAGGCAAGATCTATGATAAATCGAAGATTGAGCGGGCATTGCAGAATTTTTTCCAGAACGATAAGATATTGCAGCTACGCGAACTGGCACTCAAAGAGGTTGCCCACCATGTAGAACGTAAGATTGATATTGAAGTACCAAAGCAGATCAAACTTAGGCCGGAACGGTTCCTGGCCTGTATATCATCTAACGCCGAAACTGCAAAGGTGGTGATTCGCAAAACTGCCCGGCTGGCTTCGTATTATCGCTCGCCATGGACGGTGCTTTATGCGCAAATTCCGTCGGAGAGTTCCGACCGTATTAAGCTGGATAAGCAGCGCCATTTGATTAACAATTTAAAACTCGCGGTTGAGCTGGGCGCCGAAGTGATGCGTATACCAAGTGATAATGTCACCCAAACCATAATGAACGTAGCCCGAGAAAAAGAGATCACTACCATTTGCATCGGCAAACCGCATCTAAACCTTTTTCAGGTTATTTTGCGTACCACAGTTTTTAACCAACTGCTTAAAAGTTTAGCCGCTACAGAAACCGACCTAGTAATACTGTCATGA
- a CDS encoding porin, translated as MKTLIAGLCLLTCLAVKAQDTTKTKNPLTISGYAEIYYGYDFNHPADHNRPGFVYSHNRTNEVNLNLAFIKAGYDDGKVRANLAIMAGTYANANLASEPGVLKNIFEANAGVKLSKTANLWLDAGIFASHIGYESAISKNCWTLTRNIMSDNTPYYESGAKLTYTTADGKLALTGLYLNGWQRISRINGNNRPAGGLEIYYTPSPKITLNYSNYLGSENADSIGVRRFYNNFYGIFQLTDKFGLTAGFDYGIQQKVKNSNSYYHVLSPVLVGRYQFASQWWAAARVEYYHDANGVFITTSTPNGFKTTGYSLNIDYAPVANALIRLEGKIYDSKDNVFLRDGRPVNTSPLITASFAVSF; from the coding sequence ATGAAAACTTTAATTGCAGGCTTATGCTTGCTTACTTGCCTGGCTGTAAAAGCGCAGGATACAACCAAAACTAAAAATCCGCTTACCATTAGCGGCTATGCGGAAATATACTACGGTTACGATTTTAACCATCCTGCAGATCATAACCGTCCGGGTTTTGTATACTCGCACAACCGTACTAATGAGGTAAACCTAAACCTGGCATTTATTAAAGCCGGCTATGACGATGGCAAAGTGCGCGCAAATTTGGCTATAATGGCAGGTACATATGCCAACGCTAACCTGGCGTCGGAGCCGGGGGTGCTAAAAAACATTTTTGAAGCCAATGCAGGTGTCAAGCTTAGCAAAACGGCAAACCTTTGGTTAGACGCGGGCATCTTTGCCTCGCACATTGGTTATGAAAGCGCCATTTCTAAAAACTGCTGGACATTGACACGGAATATCATGTCTGATAATACACCGTACTATGAATCAGGTGCAAAACTGACCTACACCACCGCCGATGGCAAACTGGCTTTAACAGGGTTGTACCTTAACGGCTGGCAGCGTATTTCGCGCATTAATGGCAACAACAGACCAGCGGGCGGATTAGAAATTTATTACACGCCATCACCAAAGATCACGTTAAATTACAGCAACTACCTTGGATCTGAAAATGCGGATTCGATTGGTGTACGCCGTTTCTACAACAACTTCTACGGCATATTTCAGCTAACTGATAAATTTGGCCTTACAGCAGGATTCGATTACGGCATTCAGCAAAAAGTTAAGAATAGTAACAGTTATTATCACGTACTGTCGCCTGTTTTGGTAGGCCGATATCAATTTGCATCGCAATGGTGGGCAGCGGCAAGGGTTGAATACTATCACGACGCAAACGGCGTATTCATCACCACATCTACACCAAACGGCTTTAAAACAACCGGTTATTCGCTCAATATAGACTATGCGCCGGTAGCTAACGCGCTCATCCGCCTGGAGGGGAAAATTTACGATAGTAAAGACAACGTGTTTTTGCGTGATGGACGGCCGGTAAATACAAGCCCGTTGATCACCGCAAGCTTTGCAGTATCATTTTAA
- a CDS encoding K(+)-transporting ATPase subunit C, producing the protein MKPYIIQSIRLTVVLTILLCIIYPLTITFAGKLAPGQSSGETISLNGKVVGYANLGQKFDKPRYFWSRPSAVNYNAAGSAGSNKGPSNPDYLKEVSNRIDTLLKYHPYLKRGDIPADMVTASGSGLDPDISPEGAKIQIQRVAKVRGLTIEQVTQLVDSHTDKPALGLLGPAKVNVLKLNVALDQLKK; encoded by the coding sequence ATGAAACCATACATAATTCAATCCATTCGCCTTACAGTTGTTCTAACCATACTGTTATGCATCATATATCCGCTAACTATCACCTTTGCAGGCAAACTGGCACCGGGGCAAAGCAGCGGCGAAACCATAAGCCTAAACGGCAAAGTGGTGGGCTACGCCAACCTTGGGCAGAAGTTTGATAAGCCGCGATACTTTTGGAGCAGGCCATCGGCTGTAAATTATAACGCTGCTGGTTCTGCCGGATCTAATAAAGGGCCAAGCAATCCCGACTACCTTAAAGAAGTAAGTAACCGCATAGATACACTCTTGAAATACCACCCATATTTAAAAAGGGGCGATATTCCCGCAGATATGGTAACAGCATCGGGTAGTGGTTTAGATCCCGATATTTCTCCGGAGGGGGCTAAGATCCAGATCCAACGAGTGGCCAAAGTACGCGGTTTAACCATTGAGCAGGTAACACAATTGGTAGACAGCCACACAGATAAACCTGCATTAGGGCTATTAGGACCTGCAAAGGTGAATGTGTTGAAGCTTAACGTAGCCCTCGATCAGCTTAAGAAGTAA
- the kdpB gene encoding potassium-transporting ATPase subunit KdpB, with the protein MKQSNKLFEPALVQTALKESFIKLDPRVMLRNPVMFTVEVGTAIMIYVTIYSATHPGQGSFAYNLSIMIVLLLTLLFANFAEAIAEARGKAQADSLRKTREETPAKALDANGNIISKSSSELRKGDYFVCETGDTIPTDGEITEGLATIDESAITGESAPVIREAGGDKSSVTGGTKVLSDRIIVKVTTEPGESFLDKMIALVEGASRQKTPNEIALTILLASFTIIFIIVCVTLKPFADYANTPITVAALISLFVCLIPTTIGGLLSAIGIAGMDRALRANVITKSGKAVETAGDIDVLLLDKTGTITIGNRKATQFWPAPNVSPGDLVKAAVLSSLADETPEGKSIIELSLTPSHSEGEGANYDINALIEKYKSLPFGEGSGGGLEFVKFTAETRSSGIDTPDGLRIRKGAFDAIKKIAENAGNKLLPEVEERVKTISSNGGTPLIVSQNESILGVIELQDIIKPGIAERFDRLRKMGVKTVMVTGDNPLTAKYIAEKAGVDDFIAEARPEDKMNYIKAEQNSGKLVAMMGDGTNDAPALAQADVGVAMNSGTQAAKEAGNMVDLDNDPTKLIEIVEIGKQLLITRGTLTTFSIANDVAKYFAIVPALFIASIPALQGINIMRLHSPESAILSAVIFNAIIIPMLIPLALKGVEYKPIGASALLRRNLLIYGVGGVVAPFIGIKLIDLIVSFAV; encoded by the coding sequence ATGAAACAATCCAATAAATTATTTGAACCGGCGCTGGTGCAAACCGCGTTAAAGGAATCATTCATAAAGCTTGATCCGCGGGTAATGCTACGCAATCCGGTAATGTTTACCGTGGAGGTAGGCACTGCGATAATGATCTATGTAACTATATACAGCGCAACGCATCCGGGCCAGGGGTCTTTTGCTTACAACCTAAGCATCATGATCGTACTGTTACTTACGCTGCTCTTCGCCAACTTTGCCGAAGCGATAGCCGAAGCTCGTGGCAAAGCCCAGGCAGATAGCCTGCGCAAAACCCGCGAAGAAACACCAGCCAAAGCACTGGATGCCAACGGAAACATCATAAGCAAATCATCGAGCGAACTGCGCAAAGGCGATTATTTTGTGTGCGAAACAGGCGACACTATCCCTACAGATGGCGAGATCACCGAAGGTTTAGCTACGATAGATGAGTCGGCTATTACCGGCGAATCCGCACCTGTGATCCGCGAAGCGGGCGGCGATAAATCGTCAGTAACCGGCGGAACAAAAGTATTATCTGACCGGATCATCGTAAAAGTAACTACCGAGCCCGGCGAAAGCTTTTTAGATAAAATGATCGCATTGGTAGAGGGTGCTTCACGTCAAAAAACACCTAACGAAATAGCTTTGACAATTTTGCTGGCCAGCTTTACCATCATCTTCATTATTGTTTGTGTAACCCTAAAGCCATTTGCAGATTATGCGAACACACCTATTACCGTGGCCGCGCTTATTTCGCTGTTTGTTTGCCTCATACCCACAACTATCGGTGGGTTGCTTAGTGCAATTGGTATAGCAGGGATGGATAGGGCTTTGCGTGCAAACGTAATTACCAAAAGCGGTAAGGCTGTTGAGACAGCCGGCGATATAGATGTGTTGCTGCTGGACAAAACGGGCACTATCACCATCGGTAACCGTAAAGCGACTCAGTTTTGGCCTGCGCCAAATGTCAGCCCTGGCGATCTGGTAAAGGCGGCAGTGTTATCTTCCCTGGCCGATGAAACGCCCGAGGGTAAATCGATCATCGAATTAAGCCTCACCCCATCCCACTCCGAAGGTGAGGGTGCCAATTATGATATAAATGCGCTTATCGAAAAATACAAGTCCCTTCCATTTGGGGAGGGTTCGGGAGGGGGCTTGGAATTTGTAAAATTTACTGCGGAGACCCGGTCGAGTGGTATCGATACGCCGGATGGTTTGCGCATACGCAAAGGTGCCTTCGACGCGATAAAAAAAATCGCTGAAAATGCAGGTAACAAGCTTCTACCCGAAGTTGAAGAACGCGTAAAGACGATTTCGTCAAATGGTGGCACGCCGCTTATCGTTTCACAAAACGAAAGTATCCTTGGTGTTATAGAACTGCAGGATATCATCAAACCCGGCATCGCCGAAAGGTTTGACCGCCTGCGCAAAATGGGTGTTAAAACTGTTATGGTTACCGGCGATAATCCGCTCACGGCCAAATACATTGCAGAAAAAGCCGGAGTAGATGATTTTATTGCCGAAGCCCGCCCCGAAGATAAAATGAACTACATAAAAGCCGAACAAAACAGCGGCAAACTGGTAGCCATGATGGGTGATGGTACCAATGACGCGCCTGCACTTGCCCAGGCAGATGTTGGCGTGGCCATGAACAGCGGTACCCAGGCGGCAAAAGAGGCGGGCAACATGGTAGACCTGGATAACGACCCTACCAAATTGATTGAGATAGTAGAAATAGGAAAACAGTTGCTTATCACCCGCGGTACGCTTACCACTTTCTCTATCGCGAATGACGTAGCCAAATATTTTGCTATAGTGCCGGCCTTGTTTATAGCTTCTATTCCCGCTTTACAGGGCATCAACATTATGCGTCTGCACAGCCCCGAGTCGGCTATACTTTCAGCTGTGATATTCAATGCCATCATCATCCCTATGCTTATACCGTTAGCGCTTAAAGGCGTAGAATACAAACCAATAGGCGCCAGTGCTTTACTGCGCCGCAACTTGCTCATCTATGGCGTCGGCGGCGTTGTAGCGCCATTCATCGGCATTAAATTAATCGATCTTATTGTCTCATTTGCAGTTTAA
- the kdpA gene encoding potassium-transporting ATPase subunit KdpA: MNTEFYGVIASFVITLIIAIPLGKYLAKMFSGDKVWTDFLKPFERLIFKLGGINPNTPMNWKQFLKAMMTINILWLVYGFFVLVYQDKLPLNPDGNAGQTPDLAFNTIISFVVNCNLQHYSGESGATYLTQHFIFMFLHFVSAATGIACAVAVFKAFRDKTTDDLGNFWNVFVKSITRLLLPLSIIVALILAFNGTPSSYAGKDKFISLQGDTVNVSRGPAAQMIAIKHLGTNGGGWFGTNSAHPLENPNYITNVTEIVAQFIVPIAMILAFGYYIRKKKMGWVIFGVMMVGTLMLMIPTFTSELGGNPAIAKMGISQAAGAMEGKEVRIGVPATAYWSTITTVISTGSVNGMHDSSMPLTGLWQLLAMMINGFFGGCGVGILNYFVYLIIAVFISGLMVGRTPEFLGHKVEAREIKIAALISLLSPFLIMAGTALAAFVFSNHIGETWAVKPSAWLNNPGFHGFSEMLYEYTSANANNGSGFEGLGDNNVWWNVTTGFILILGRYLPIIGPVAIAGLLAKKKFIPISAGTLQTDTVTFGMMTFAVILVLNALSYFPALVLGPIAEYFSMK, translated from the coding sequence ATGAACACCGAATTTTATGGCGTTATCGCCTCGTTCGTTATTACGCTTATCATCGCTATTCCGCTGGGTAAGTACCTGGCTAAGATGTTTTCCGGCGACAAAGTATGGACCGACTTTCTAAAGCCATTTGAGCGATTGATCTTCAAATTAGGCGGCATCAACCCAAATACACCAATGAACTGGAAGCAGTTCTTGAAAGCCATGATGACCATAAACATCTTATGGCTGGTTTATGGGTTTTTTGTACTGGTATACCAGGACAAGCTGCCATTAAACCCCGATGGCAATGCAGGACAAACACCCGACCTGGCATTTAATACCATCATCAGCTTTGTGGTAAACTGCAACCTGCAGCATTATAGCGGCGAGAGCGGCGCCACTTACCTTACGCAGCATTTCATTTTTATGTTTCTGCATTTTGTGAGTGCCGCGACCGGTATCGCATGCGCGGTTGCTGTATTCAAGGCCTTTCGTGATAAGACTACGGACGACCTGGGCAACTTTTGGAATGTGTTTGTAAAGTCTATCACCCGCTTACTATTGCCTTTGTCAATAATTGTTGCGCTGATACTCGCTTTTAACGGCACCCCAAGCAGTTACGCCGGCAAAGACAAATTTATTTCGCTACAGGGCGACACGGTAAATGTATCACGCGGACCGGCAGCGCAGATGATCGCGATTAAGCACTTGGGTACAAATGGTGGCGGCTGGTTTGGCACCAACTCTGCCCACCCGCTCGAGAACCCGAACTACATTACCAACGTTACCGAGATCGTTGCCCAGTTCATTGTACCTATTGCCATGATCCTGGCCTTTGGTTATTACATCCGCAAGAAAAAAATGGGGTGGGTAATTTTTGGCGTCATGATGGTTGGCACGCTTATGCTGATGATCCCAACCTTTACCAGCGAACTAGGCGGCAACCCTGCTATCGCCAAAATGGGCATCAGCCAGGCAGCCGGTGCCATGGAAGGTAAAGAGGTACGTATCGGGGTGCCCGCAACGGCTTATTGGAGCACTATAACCACTGTAATTTCTACAGGTTCTGTAAACGGGATGCATGACAGCAGTATGCCGCTTACAGGCTTATGGCAGCTGCTTGCGATGATGATCAACGGTTTCTTTGGCGGATGTGGCGTAGGCATACTCAATTACTTTGTTTACCTCATCATCGCGGTATTTATCTCCGGTTTGATGGTGGGCCGCACGCCCGAGTTTTTAGGTCATAAAGTAGAAGCCCGCGAAATAAAGATCGCCGCGCTCATCTCGCTGCTAAGTCCGTTTTTAATTATGGCAGGTACAGCATTAGCCGCGTTCGTATTTAGTAACCATATCGGCGAGACGTGGGCAGTCAAGCCATCGGCGTGGTTAAACAACCCGGGCTTCCATGGCTTTTCTGAGATGTTGTACGAGTACACTTCGGCTAACGCTAACAACGGTTCGGGTTTTGAAGGGCTGGGCGATAATAATGTTTGGTGGAATGTTACTACCGGCTTTATACTCATCCTTGGTCGTTATCTGCCGATCATTGGCCCTGTAGCGATCGCGGGCTTACTGGCTAAAAAGAAATTTATCCCAATATCTGCGGGTACACTGCAAACAGATACGGTGACCTTTGGCATGATGACGTTTGCCGTTATCCTGGTGCTTAACGCCTTGTCATATTTTCCTGCTTTAGTGTTAGGGCCTATAGCCGAATATTTTTCAATGAAATAG
- a CDS encoding potassium-transporting ATPase subunit F → MLALFIISVAVFLYMVYVLLKPENF, encoded by the coding sequence ATGCTTGCATTATTTATCATTTCTGTAGCCGTATTTCTTTACATGGTATACGTGCTGCTTAAACCCGAAAACTTTTAG
- a CDS encoding sigma-54-dependent transcriptional regulator, with protein sequence MDAQILIIDDEVKLAGLLSRILELEGYGVFHAATARDGIKILERENILVVLSDVKLPDANGVELVARLKALKPHIEVICLTAYGTIADGVTAIKNGAFDYITKGDDNDRIIPLVSKAVDRAALQKRVSDLEQKLNRRYSFDAILGTSKLLQQAKDLAQKVAATDTTVLLLGETGTGKEVFAQAIHYSSKRSNQNFVALNCSAFSAELLESELFGYKAGAFTGAAKDKKGLIEEADGGTLFLDEIGEMNIDLQAKLLRVLEAGEFIRLGQTKTQKVNIRVVAATNRNLEDAIEKGTFRRDLFYRLSIFTIDLPSLNHRIEDIPLLANYYLREYALKAGKHITGMDDAFITMLKGHNWRGNIRELKNMIERAVIIATGDTLTTDLLPFEFNSQQAAGTGFFELSSVEKQHISNVLKYTKGNKTEAARLLGIGLTTLYRKIEEFRLEN encoded by the coding sequence GTGGATGCGCAAATTCTCATAATTGATGACGAAGTAAAACTTGCCGGCTTGCTTTCCCGCATATTGGAGCTTGAGGGTTACGGCGTCTTCCACGCGGCCACTGCTCGCGATGGGATCAAGATATTGGAGCGCGAAAATATACTGGTAGTGCTTAGTGATGTTAAACTGCCCGACGCAAACGGTGTAGAACTGGTTGCTAGGCTCAAAGCGTTGAAGCCGCACATCGAGGTGATCTGCCTTACCGCTTACGGTACCATAGCAGACGGTGTTACCGCTATTAAAAACGGCGCGTTCGACTATATTACCAAAGGTGATGATAATGACCGCATCATTCCGCTGGTGAGCAAAGCGGTCGACAGAGCCGCGTTGCAGAAGCGGGTTTCAGACCTTGAACAAAAACTAAATAGGCGGTACAGCTTCGATGCAATTTTAGGCACCTCGAAGTTGCTGCAGCAAGCCAAAGACCTGGCGCAGAAGGTAGCGGCAACAGATACCACCGTTCTGCTTCTTGGCGAAACCGGTACAGGTAAAGAAGTGTTCGCGCAAGCGATACATTATAGCAGCAAGCGCAGCAACCAAAATTTTGTTGCGCTTAATTGCAGCGCCTTCAGCGCAGAGTTGCTGGAAAGCGAATTGTTCGGCTACAAGGCCGGCGCTTTTACCGGCGCCGCGAAAGATAAAAAAGGCCTGATAGAAGAAGCCGACGGCGGTACGCTTTTCCTGGATGAGATAGGCGAAATGAATATAGACCTGCAGGCAAAACTGCTGCGGGTCTTGGAAGCCGGCGAGTTTATCAGATTAGGCCAAACTAAAACGCAGAAAGTAAACATCCGGGTAGTAGCGGCCACCAACCGTAACCTCGAGGATGCTATTGAAAAGGGCACCTTTCGGCGCGACTTGTTTTACCGTTTGTCTATTTTCACAATCGATCTGCCATCGCTAAACCACCGTATTGAAGATATACCGCTGCTGGCAAATTATTACCTGCGCGAGTATGCTTTAAAGGCCGGCAAGCACATCACGGGCATGGACGATGCGTTTATAACTATGCTCAAGGGCCATAACTGGCGTGGTAATATCCGCGAGTTGAAAAATATGATAGAACGTGCGGTGATCATCGCCACCGGCGACACGCTTACTACTGATTTGCTGCCATTTGAATTTAACAGTCAGCAAGCAGCGGGAACAGGCTTCTTCGAGCTCAGTTCGGTAGAGAAGCAGCACATCAGCAATGTGCTAAAATACACTAAAGGCAACAAGACCGAAGCCGCCCGGCTGCTGGGTATTGGCCTCACCACACTTTACAGGAAAATAGAGGAATTTCGCCTCGAAAACTAA